The genomic interval CCATAAGGACATAATACCTGCTAAACCAAGAGCTATTTCAAAACCTAATTTAGCAGAATCAGTAACAGCTCGAGCTACTTCATCGATTCGTCCCTCAATTACACCAACGATTACGGAAATAAATATCATACTGAGCCAAATTATATTCAGCATTCTTGCTTCCCTCCTCTGGGACAGGTTAATATGTGCTTTTTATTTGGTTTTAAATTGAAAAAACTCATGAAGTACACATTTACCCCTCTAAGACATTTGGTATTTATAACCTGCTTGAGCGCTTCAGTTGCTGGTTATACTTTTGACTCCAGTGCTACTGAAAAACAAGCTAACTCCTCAATAGCAGAACTATACCACAGACTAAATAGCATGCCGAATAATTCCATGCCAGCAAGAATTGATTGGCTTAGTGGTCAGTTTTTAGGGGTACGCTATTTACTAGGCTCGCTAGGAGAAGGCCCTAAAGCTTTGTACGATCAATTTCCTCAATATAGAGTTGACGCCTTTGATTGTGATACCTATGTCAACACTGTTTTATCTTTAGCATTAGCAAACTCGCTTACATCATTTCAACAATGTGTAAAAGATATACGTTATAAGAACGGGACTGTTTCTTACATACAACGCAATCATTTTACAGGCTTAGATTGGAATCAAAACAATCAACAAAACGGACTCCTCAAAGATATTACTCTAAGTTTCAAAGATCAAAACCATCAATCAGTGGCTAAAATTGCCGAGGCCGTTATTAATAAACCCAATTGGTACGCCTATAAAACCATTGATACAATTAGACTAGAAAATGCAACTAAAGAAACGACTGAAGAACGCCTTCTTAAGTTGAAAAGTGAGGGCTCCAAATTAGAAATTACCTCAGAACGAGTTCCTTATTTACCCCTCACCGCATTGTTTCCTGAAAAAAATAAACCCAATATGCATTTATTTGCACAAATTCCGAATGGAGCAATCATTGAAATAGTTCGCCCCAATTGGGATCTCAGCCAAAAAATTGGTACTTCATTAAATATTTCACATTTAGGATTCGCGATACGTAATAAAGGACAATTATACTTTCGACAAGCTTCATCAGAATATGGCAAAGTAGTTGATGTTCCACTGATTGAGTACCTTGAAAAAACCCTAGATAGCCCTACGATAAAAGGCATCAATGTTCAAGTGGTGTTACCTCAAAAACCATTAACAGACTGTAAAACAGCTGTTTAACATTTAGGATCACAATAATGAATTACGGATTAACTTCTAAACCTTCTCTATCGGCAAGTGAATGTCTTGTACTTGGGATATTTTCTGATACAGAGCCTACTGATTTTGCCCTAAATATAGATAAAGAACATCATGGCTTGCTGCTCAAACTGATTCGCAAAGCAACAGAACCAGGTGACTTACTTTGGCATCATAATTCCGAGGGGAGTGTATTAATAATACAATGTGGTGAAAAAGAGAAATTCAATCCAAACCAATTACAAAAACGCTTAACAGAGGTAATAGGTGCTCTAATCAAACATCGTATCAACTCTGCAACTTTATACATACCACAAATTATGGGTTATTCCCCAGATCAACAACTGGAACAGATGATTGTCCTAATAGATAATCAGCGTTATCAGTTATTAGATTTCAAGAAGAAAAAGGTACAACCACATCAACTAGAAACAATTACTTTTTATTTACCTAATGCCAGTGAACACGGGATCAAACTCGGTAAAGCCATTGCCAGCGGGGTTGAGCTAACCCGACATTTAGCAAATATGCCCGCTAATATTTGTACTCCTACCTATCTTGGTGAGCAAGCATTTCTGTTAGCAAAAGAGTTTCCTCAAGAAATAAGCTGTAAAGTCATGGGCCCAGAAGAGATGCGTGAAATGGGGATGGAAACGTTATTAGCAGTCGCTCAAGGCTCAGCTCAACCACCAAAACTTATAGACATTCACTATCAAGGAGCAGGAAATAATCCACCGATTATTCTCGTGGGAAAAGGCATCACCTTTGATTCAGGTGGCTTATCCATCAAACCTGCTAATGCTATGGATGAAATGAAATATGATATGTCTGGAGCCGCTAGTGTCCTTGGAGCAATTAAAGCCTGTGCTCTACTAAAACTTCCTATAAATGTCATTGGCTTAATTGCCAGCGCTGAAAATATGGTAAGCAGTACGTCAGTTAAATCAGGGGACATTGTTACTAGCATGTCTGGACAAACTGTTGAAATTATCAATACCGATGCGGAAGGCCGTCTAGTATTAGCAGATGCGCTCACTTATGCTGAACGCTATAAGCCTGAATTTGTCATTGACGTTGCTACTCTAACAGGCGGAATTATTGTCGCTCTGGGTACGGTCGCATCAGGGTTTATGACTCAAGATGAAGAACTAGCACAACTCATAGAAAAAGCTGCGAAAGAAAGTAATGACCGGGTATGGCGTATGCCCTTAGATGACGCTTACCAAGATGCGCTTGAAAGCCCGTTAGCAGATATGATCAATGCGGGTTTTGATAGAACGGCGAGTAGTGTTACTGCTGCATGTTTCTTATCCCGTTTTACCGAAAACTATCGTTGGGCCCATATAGATATTGCAGGCACTGCTTGGATTTTTGGTAAAAATCGTAATGCCACTGGCCGACCTGTTCCTTTATTAATTCAAATATTACGCTATGCTGCAAATTCGCGTTGATTTTTACCTGTTAGCCAATGAGCAACATCACGCTCGTTGGTTACTCGCATGCCGCCTCTTGGAAAAAGCTTATGCTAAAGGACATAAGGTTTATGTCTTGTGCACTGATAAAGAAGATGCTGAGTCGCTTGATGAACTCTTATGGACTTTCAAAGAAGACAGCTTTATTCCCCATCATCTGCAAGGCGAGGGACCCGAGCCTCCTCCCCCTATTCAAATTGGATACGAGCGGGAACCTAGAGGATTTAATGATATTTTGTTAAACCTTTCCAATAATATTCCTCCCTTTTACACTAAGTTTAAGCGAATCATGGAAATAGTCCTTAATAGTGAGACTGAAAAAGAACAAAGTCGCGCTCATTATAGAAGCTATAAGGCGAATGGGTGTGCATTGTATACACATATAATGAAATAGATTATTTCAATAACTTGTTAATAAATCGATATAAAGGAGAGCAATATTCTTATTCAGCAGAGGATCTCACGTCAATTTTTATTATATTCGCAACAGATTTACTCATAGAGTGCCTTTTCTTCAACCGAACAAAACAGAAAAGCGATCCTTCAATTATTTACGCGACACAGGAGAACTTATCCTATAATTTACATATGATGTTTTAATGTTCCGAGATAAGTAATGCCTCCTCCTGATACAGAACAATTATTAAGGCAAATAAAAAGCGCTCAAGAAGAGTTGCAGCAAAAAGCAATGAGTCCTAATCTACCTAAGCAATTGAAAACAGATATTGAAAATTTATGTATAGAAACAACTTCTCGTTTAAAGGAATTAAGTAGTAATCCAGAACATGCTTTAAAAGATCTGCAAACTATAAAAAAAAATTTAGATAAAACGAATTTTCTTGTTGATAGTATTAATCTGACACTCACAGCCAAAGAAAGTAATCCTTCCTTTTTGACTCAATTATCCAGTGAAACGAGACGTATTGGTGAAACTTTTGACGATATGACTTTCGATACTTCCAGGTCTATGGGTAATAAGTTATCGACTTGCATGAAAGCAGTTGTAACTACCTGTTTAGATACAGTAATTGGAGCAAGTAAAGGAGTGCGTCAAGGTTTCGTTGAAAATGATGGGTTTTCTAAAACGATGGGAGGTGTGTTCAAAGGAGCGACTATGGGTGCAGCATTAGGAGGAGCAGGTGGGGTTGCAGACTCCTTTCTGAATGAGGATAAGAAAGCAAGAAAAATGATCGACAACCTCAGAATGGAACATGGTAAGGAGCTCCTAGCGCTTTATAAAAAAATTGAAAACAAGTCAGACCCTGCACTTGAAGCCAATAAAGCACGAATTGAAATTTTAAAGGAAGAAGGGAAATATTTATCTGAACTAGAAACCCGATTAAATAGTAAACCAGAGAAGTGTGACGAAATTGTTGGCTCATTACGGGTCTTATCTCTAACTAGCGCTGGTTCAGCATTAATGCATACAGCATTAGAAGTGATCCATGATTTTAGCTCTCCTCAAAAATTTGGTGGTTTAGAGGGAGCCAAAGCTCTAGAGAAATTAGGAAAAGAGGTGGTTAGTGCAACAAAAAATTTTAATGCTATTTTAGATGATTCCCAGACTTCTTTACCTTCTAAACTATTTAGTCTAACCAAAGCATTTGCTACAAGTACGGCAAATGGATTACTCGGTTGTTTCAAAGGCATGGCAGAAGGATTTAAAGAAGGAAAAGGATTTTCAACCATAGAAAGCACAATGAAAGGAGCATTATTTGGTGGTTTTTC from Legionella sainthelensi carries:
- a CDS encoding N-acetylmuramoyl-L-alanine amidase-like domain-containing protein produces the protein MKYTFTPLRHLVFITCLSASVAGYTFDSSATEKQANSSIAELYHRLNSMPNNSMPARIDWLSGQFLGVRYLLGSLGEGPKALYDQFPQYRVDAFDCDTYVNTVLSLALANSLTSFQQCVKDIRYKNGTVSYIQRNHFTGLDWNQNNQQNGLLKDITLSFKDQNHQSVAKIAEAVINKPNWYAYKTIDTIRLENATKETTEERLLKLKSEGSKLEITSERVPYLPLTALFPEKNKPNMHLFAQIPNGAIIEIVRPNWDLSQKIGTSLNISHLGFAIRNKGQLYFRQASSEYGKVVDVPLIEYLEKTLDSPTIKGINVQVVLPQKPLTDCKTAV
- a CDS encoding leucyl aminopeptidase, with the protein product MNYGLTSKPSLSASECLVLGIFSDTEPTDFALNIDKEHHGLLLKLIRKATEPGDLLWHHNSEGSVLIIQCGEKEKFNPNQLQKRLTEVIGALIKHRINSATLYIPQIMGYSPDQQLEQMIVLIDNQRYQLLDFKKKKVQPHQLETITFYLPNASEHGIKLGKAIASGVELTRHLANMPANICTPTYLGEQAFLLAKEFPQEISCKVMGPEEMREMGMETLLAVAQGSAQPPKLIDIHYQGAGNNPPIILVGKGITFDSGGLSIKPANAMDEMKYDMSGAASVLGAIKACALLKLPINVIGLIASAENMVSSTSVKSGDIVTSMSGQTVEIINTDAEGRLVLADALTYAERYKPEFVIDVATLTGGIIVALGTVASGFMTQDEELAQLIEKAAKESNDRVWRMPLDDAYQDALESPLADMINAGFDRTASSVTAACFLSRFTENYRWAHIDIAGTAWIFGKNRNATGRPVPLLIQILRYAANSR
- a CDS encoding DNA polymerase III subunit chi; the protein is MLQIRVDFYLLANEQHHARWLLACRLLEKAYAKGHKVYVLCTDKEDAESLDELLWTFKEDSFIPHHLQGEGPEPPPPIQIGYEREPRGFNDILLNLSNNIPPFYTKFKRIMEIVLNSETEKEQSRAHYRSYKANGCALYTHIMK